Genomic window (Puniceicoccaceae bacterium):
TGATTGTCGATGCGGTCGCGCTGGGATTCATACTGTCCCTGCAATTGATAGCCCTCGTCGGAGAAAAGGGAGGTCCAGTCGATGCCCACTTGTGAGGTGTCGGCGTTGCCGACTTCGACAAAGCGCGACTCAATCAGCACTTGCGGTGTGGGACGGTCGAGGGTTTCGATGAGTGCCTTGATTTCTGCAAAGCGGGAGGGGTTTCCCGTGACGATGACCACGTTGCTGCGGGAGTCCGTAACGACGCCGCGCACCCCACTCTGGGACTCGATCAGCTGGGCGATGCTTTCGGCCTCGGAGTATTTGACATGAAACACACGGGAGACATCGGGCACGCCGTTGATTTCCTCAAGCGTCTTCACGATGATGATGCCGCTGTCCTCGATGTAGCCAAATCCAAACTGCCCGAGCGTCACGCTGAAGACCTGCTGCCAGGTGACGCCGGAGAGGCGCAGATCCAGCTCGGCCTGCAGGGTTTCGTTGGGAGGGATGACCACGTTGAGCTGGGCCGTCTGCGCGATCAGGGAAAGGATGTCCGCTACAGAAGTGGAGCGAAACTCCACCTTCAGGCTGCCGTCGGGCAGAATGGTCGCCCGTGGGTCGGCACCCGACTCGGTGGTGGTGCCGCGACGGATGCGGATGATGCCGTTGACCTGCTGCCAGGAGTAGCCCTGTTCCTCAAGCACGATGTTGAAGACCTGCTGCCAGGTAACGTCCTTGAGGTTGAGCGAGGTGCGCGCGGTCAGATCGTCGGGGATGACGATGTTGAGTTCAAAGAGTTCGGCAATGTTGCGCAGGATGACGCGGATCTCCTGATCGTCGACGTTCAGGCTGATGGTCTCGGGTTCGTCCGGGAGCGCAGTGCTCGGAGCCTGGGGCGGAGTCGGGCGGGAAGGGGTCGCATCCGAATCGGTCATGCCGCTGTCGGAAACTTCGGCCTCGGCAGCCTGTTGGCGGGCATCATTTTCTGCGACGGCGCGGCGCGCGCGTTCAATGGGATCAAAGGTATCGTTCTGGGCGAGCGAGAGATTTGCAAATGTAACTGCAAACACCACGCAGGCGACCTCCACGGGTCGCGTCAGGCAACGATGGGGAGCAACGGCCAAGAGAAGAGATCGTATCATCATCAGTGGAATGGAATGCGGGCGCACCTTCAGCCACAACCTCTCGACAGTGCAAAGACTGCGGGAAAAGCGGACGGGGTTCGGAGCGAATGATGCATGCGTTCCTTTGGATTCAGCGGATGTTTGTTAACTAGGTGAGAAAACGGCACTTAGCGAGGATGAGATAAGTTCTGTAGCGGTTTTTACATATTTTTTTAAGATTGGTCAGTTATATTTTACAGATTTCTTACGATTTCGCAGGTTTTGAGGTGAGATTCGTGAAGGTTTTTACGCAAACAACGACCTCGTTTGTAAAAAAGTCAGCATGCCTTCGCTGTGTTTTCGGGGAAATCGGTGGTTCCATTCTTTATTCATACCAGCAGGACGCGGTTTTTTAACCACAGATGCCTCAGATGGCACAGAGGGGGTAAGAACGGTGGGAGAAAATCTGTGTTTTCTGTGCTATCTGTGGTTCCATTCTTTCTTCCTCCAGCAGGACGCGGTTTTTGACCACAGATGCCTCAGATGACACAGAGGAGGTAAGAACGGTGGGAAACAATCTGTGTTTTCGGGGAAATCGGTGGTTCATTCTTTATTCCCGCCAGCAGGACGCTGGTTTTTTAACCACAGATGCCTCAGATGGCACAGAGGGGTTGAACGACGGGGGTCTTATCTGTGGTTTCTGTGCTATCTGTGGTTCCATTCTTTCTTCATACCAGCAGGACGCGGTTTTTGACCACAGATGCCTCAGATGACACAGAGGGGTAAGAACGGCGGGGGGAAATCTGTGGTTTCTGTGCTATCTGTGGTCCCATTCTTTCTTATACCAGCAGGACGTGGTTTTTGACCACAGATGTCTCAGATGACACAGAGAGGTAAGTATGGCGGGGAAAATCTGTGGTTTCTGTGCTATCTGTGGTTCCATTCTTTATTCCCGCCAGCAGGACGCTGGTTTTTTGCCACAGATGCCTCAGATGGCACAGAGGAGGTAAGAACGGTGGGGGAAAATCTGTGGTTTCTGTGCTATCTGTGGTTCCATTCTCTCTTATGCCAGCAGGACGTGGTTTTTTACCACAGATGCCTCGGATGGCACAGAGGAGGTAAGAATGGTGGAGAACGATCTGTGGTTTCTGTGCTTTCTGTGGTTCCATTCTTTATTCCCGCCAGCAGGACGCGGTTTTTAACCACAGATGCCTCAGATGACACAGAGAGGTAAGTATGGCGGGGAAAATCTGTGGTTGCTGTGCTATCTGTGGTTCATTCTTTATTCATACCAGCAGGACGCGGTTTTTGACCACAGATAAGGGAATGGAGTCACACCGAAATGCGTTTGATTCCGAGTTTGGCGTGTTTGAAGTTTAGCAGCATTCCGGTCTTGAGTCCCGTGATATTGAGATAACCCAACATCTGAGCGATGTGACTTTCATGGAAAGACGAAACAACCTTGGCATCGACAATCACCTGTCCCTCCACTATCATGTCGGGAATAAGGGATCCAATGCGCTCGCCTCCATAGTGAACCTCGAATTCGCGCTGGCACTCTACACTCAATCGTTGGTGATTCAATTCGATCTTCAGAGCCCGCTCATATAACTTCTCATCCAATCCGGGTTTCAGTTGATTGAGAACCGTGTAACCAGCACCGATAATTCGTTCCGTCAAACGATTGGTTGTGTCCATGGAGAAGGAAGGAGGATTGGAAATGCCACAACCCAGTTGGATTTCCATGGATTGTAAAGCAATTTAAAACATTTCCATTCTTAACACCAGCAGGACGCAGTTTTTTAACCACAGATGCCTCAGATGGCACAGAGGAGGTAAGAACGGTGGGGGAAAATCTGTGTTTTCTGTGCTATCTGTGGTTCCATTCTTTCTTCCTCCAGCAGGACGCGGTTTTTAACCACAGATGCCTCAGATGGCACAGAGAGGTAAGAACGGTGGGGGACTTATCTGTGTTTTCTGTGCTATCTGTGGTTCCATTCTTTCTTCCTCCAGCAGGACGTGGTTTTTTAACCACAGATGCCTCAGATGACACAGAGAGGGTAAGAACGGTGGGGGACTTATCTGTGTTTTCTGTGCTAT
Coding sequences:
- a CDS encoding GxxExxY protein; this translates as MEIQLGCGISNPPSFSMDTTNRLTERIIGAGYTVLNQLKPGLDEKLYERALKIELNHQRLSVECQREFEVHYGGERIGSLIPDMIVEGQVIVDAKVVSSFHESHIAQMLGYLNITGLKTGMLLNFKHAKLGIKRISV
- a CDS encoding secretin N-terminal domain-containing protein, producing MMIRSLLLAVAPHRCLTRPVEVACVVFAVTFANLSLAQNDTFDPIERARRAVAENDARQQAAEAEVSDSGMTDSDATPSRPTPPQAPSTALPDEPETISLNVDDQEIRVILRNIAELFELNIVIPDDLTARTSLNLKDVTWQQVFNIVLEEQGYSWQQVNGIIRIRRGTTTESGADPRATILPDGSLKVEFRSTSVADILSLIAQTAQLNVVIPPNETLQAELDLRLSGVTWQQVFSVTLGQFGFGYIEDSGIIIVKTLEEINGVPDVSRVFHVKYSEAESIAQLIESQSGVRGVVTDSRSNVVIVTGNPSRFAEIKALIETLDRPTPQVLIESRFVEVGNADTSQVGIDWTSLFSDEGYQLQGQYESQRDRIDNQERNFGDTNTSDFTSTSSRGGEGGAVSSSVIENTINQVRGLLDSSVVNTTESAIFSAPAFNMVLRALKKLNDSKIVSNPTVLALNGQEAEIKIVDHYYVQRPGTVSEDGRVVPGEVERLDPLPGIELKVTPTISGGDFISLKVVPQVNDIVGTQVFSNGSVPIVRQRTTLTHVMVKDRETLAIGGLIDESESSETSKIPLLGSVPGLGKLFRYDRNVKDSTNQIIFITATILNPNETNFMDVVGIDRLNKLGLTERDVVGSGFQMSSEERAMHEAILQYRRQSEAREREDKLALQVEAYRRLEEKRAMEALENLEKTSELKFNSGDANDTSAMDMLKARERKEVVPVF